The sequence below is a genomic window from Halolamina litorea.
TCCAGTAGGTCGGCTCGTCGGTCTCGCCCGTCGGCACCACGTCGGTCCCGGTGTGTTCGCCGTGGAGGACGGCGTCGACGACGGCTTGGGGGTCGGTCCCGTCGAGGACGATCGTCCGCAGCGAGGAGCGCTGGATCAGCTTCGCCGCCAGCAGGTCGACGGGTGCGGAGGCGCCGGCGCCGCGCTCCATCGGTGCGATGACCTCGACCAGCTCGGCGGGGGTGAGTTGGCCGTACTGTTCGGCGTCGTCGTCGGTCTCGGGGTCGGCGCTGTAGACGCCGTCGGCGCTCGTGGCGAACACCAGCAGTTCGGCGTCGACGTACTCCGCAAGCGCGGCGGCGACGGCGTCGGTTGTCTGGCCGGGCGTGATCCCCCCCATGACGGTCGTGTCGCCCCGTCGGATCGCCTCGCCGGCCTCGTCGTAGCTTGTCGCGGGCGTGCGCTGGACGCCGTGGCCCATTGCCGCGATCAGGAGGCGGGCGTTCAGCCGCGTGACGCCGATACCGAGTTCGTCCAACTGGAACTCGTTGGCCGCCAGGTCGCGGGCGGCGCCGATGTACTGTCTCGCGACGGTGCCACCGCCGACGACCGCGCCCAGTTCACAGCCCTCTGCCGATAGTTCGTGGAGGGCGTCGGCGAAGCCTTCGACGCGCTCGGGGTCGAGCCCGGGCGCGAGCACGCTACCCCCGATAGAGACGACGACTCGCATTAGGTGAGGTTGCGGGGGTGGCGCTCTTAAGGCCCGTGGTCACGAGTCCGCCCGAACCCCGAATACCGGGGCGTGCGTACGTACCACACGCTTTCCGCCGTTCCGCGCTGCCCGACCCCGGCCGACGAACCGGCGAGAAAAGGCCTAAGCCAGTCGGCCTCCCCCACACGCGTATGCAGGCTCTCTCCATCGTCGGCCCCGGCGCCATCGCGGTCCGGGACGCGGTCGCCGGCCGCCTCGACGGCCGGGTCGCCACCGTCGCCCGGGCCGAGTCGGTCGAGGTTCCCGACGCCGGTCGCTTCGAACTGGACGACGACGGCGGCTGGACCGGCGTCGGCGACGGCCGCTCGTTCGCCGACCTCCTCGACGCGCTCGCCCCCGAGTACGACTACGCGCTTGTCGCCGACTTCTCCAAACTTCGGCTGCCGACCGTCGTCATCGGCGACGAGGAGGTCCCCGGGGACGTGCTCCGGCGCGTTGACGACGCCACCGACCTCGACCACGAGGCCCTCGCGGCTGAGGTCGAGGCCGTCGACCCCTACGTGACGCTGTCCTCGCTGGTCGCCGAGGCCAAACAGTCCCCGCACGCGGACCGATCGGGCGCCATCGCGACGTTCACCGGCCGCGTGCGGGCGAAGGACGCCGCGGACGACAGCCCCACGAGCCACCTCAAGTTCGAGAAGTACGAGGGCGTCGCCGAACAGCGGATGGCCGACATCGCCGCGGAACTGGAGGAACGCGAGGGGGTCTTCGAGGTGCTGTTCCACCACCGCACCGGCGTCGTCGCCGACGGCGAGGACATCGTGTTCGTCGTCGTGCTCGCCGGCCACCGCCGGGAGGCGTTCCGGACCGTCGAGGACGGGATCGACCGACTCAAAGACGAGGTCCCGCTGTTCAAGAAGGAGACTACCGAGGACGAGGAGTTCTGGGTCCACGACCGCGCGTGACCGCGGCGCGGCTGCACGGCCCCGGTTCGATCCCCCGATCTCGCGGGATCGACGCCGGCGTCAGACGCACGGCCGACGACCTCACAATACGACCTCAAAACGGTTCGTAAAACGTCTAAAAACTTCTGCGGGCTTCGTGAACGGTCCGTTTCACGTGTATTTCTCGCCTCGATCGGGGTGAAACGGTCCGAACTCCGGGGGACGGTCTGGAGTTTATATCCCCCTTCCGGGTGTGGACCTGAGTGAGGAGAACACCAATGAGCGCAACACGGAACCCCTCCACCGACGGCGTGACCGCGACCGACGAGCTCTCGAAAGAGGAGCGACTCACGCGCTACCTGCGTGAGAAGGTCGACGACGGCGAGATGTACTTCAAGTCGAAGTTCATCGCCGACGACGTGGATCTCTCCCCGAAGGAGATCGGTGCGCTGATGGTCAAACTGAGCGACGCCGCCTCGGAACTCGAAGTCGAGAAGTGGTCGTACACGAGCGCGACCACGTGGCGCGTCGAGACCGCGTAACGCCGCGATAACCGATCAGACGCCGCCGGCTGCGCCGCCGACGGTCCCCCGCTGCTGTCGCCCTCCACCGGCCCCCGCCCTCTTCCTGGAGCCAAGCCTTATGCGCGAGCGACGGCAATCGGAACCGATGGCAGACAGATCCGGGTCCGAGGTCCCTCACCCGGAGGCGCTCGATACGTGGTTCCACCTGACCGCCGTCCGCCGGGACGGTGACACCGTCCGGTACCACGGGGACTCACTGGTCCCCCGCTCCCGGTTGGCCGAGGAACTCACCCCCGCCTTCGAGGAGCGGGGCTACGACCTCCGACTCTCGGTCGACGAGGCAGGCAACGACGTGTTGGTCGCCCGGCCGTTCGGAGCGTCGGCGTCCTCGTCGGGGAACCCGGCGGTCAACGTCGCCCTCCTGTTCGCGACGGTCCTCTCGACGCTGTTCGTCGGCGCGACCGTCTGGTACTACGTTCCCCTCTCGGCGATCGCGGAGAACCCCCTCCGGATCCTGGAGGCGTGGCCGTTCACCGCCGCCGTCCTCGGGGTGTTGCTGACCCACGAGATGGGCCACTACGTCGCCGGCCGGTGGCACGGCGTCGACGTGAGCCTCCCCTACGTGATCCCGTTCTACGTGCCCTTCGGGACGATGGGTGCCGTGATCCGGATGCGGAGCCGGGTCCCCGACAGAAAGTCGCTGTTCGACATCGGCGCCGCCGGGCCGCTCGCCGGGCTCGTCGCGACGATCATCGTCACCGCGATCGGTGTCAGCCTCGATCCGATCAGCGTCCCCCAGCGGGTGGTCGAGGGGAGCGGACAGGCGATCGTCTTCCACAACCCGCCGCTGCTCGACCTGATCGCCGGCGCGTTGGGCCAGCAGACGGCCTACACGGACCCGGCGAAGGCCGTCCACCCGGTCGTGATGGGTGGTTGGATCGGGATGTTCTTCACCGTCTTGAACCTCCTGCCGGTCGGTCAACTCGACGGCGGGCACATCACCCGTGCCGTGTTCGGCCCCCGTCAGGAGACGCTGGCGGCGATGGTCCCCGGTGCGCTGTTCGGGATCGCCGGCTACCTCTGGTACGTCCGCGACATGGGGATGGAGAACTCCGTGGCCCTCTGGGTGCTCTGGGGGTTCATCACGCTGTTCGTCTCCTTCGGGGGCGCCGCGGCGCCGGTCGACGAGTCGCCGATCGGCTGGAAGCGGAAGGCGGCGGCCCTCCTGACGTTCGCACTCGGCGCGCTCTGTTTCCTCGCCGTGCCGATCGAGATCGTGACGGTCTGATCGGGCGGTTCTCCGGGTTCAGTTGTCGCCGTGGGTGTAGCCACGATCCGGGAGGGCCTCCCCGCCGGCGGTGACGCCAGCCCCGGTCACGTCGCCGATGGCCGTCGCCGCCGTCCCCGTCGCCTCGACGGCCGCGATGGCGGCCTCGGGGTCGGGCGTCGTGAACACGAGTTCGAAATCCTCGCCGACGTGGGCCGCACACTCCCGCCGATCGGTTTCGTCCTCGGCGACCGCGTCGACGGCGGGGTGGACCGGGAGCCGGTCCCACTCGATCGAGAACCCACAGCCGCTGGCCTCGGCGAGTTGGTGGAGCGAGCGCGCGAGACCGTCGCTCGAGTCCATCATCGCGGAGGCGTGACCCCGCAGCGCCCGACCCGCGGCCACGCGCGGGGTGAACTGGAACAGGTCGTTGCCCGACTCGGCGTCGCCGGTCGCGAACCGACGGAGGCCGGCGGCGGTCCGGCCGAGTTCGCCGGTCACGCAGACCGTCTCGCCCGGCGTCGCGCCGTCACGGTATATCGCCTCGTCGACGCGGCCGACGGCCGTCGTGGCCGTGGTGAACTCCGTGTGTTCGTCGAGGTCGCCGCCGACGTACTCGGCGCCGACCAGTTCACAGACCTCGACTGCGCCGCCGACGAACGCGGAGAGTTCGGCCTCGTCGAACTCGGGGGCGGCGTAGACTGCGACCGCGCAGGTCGCCTCGGCACCCATCGCCGCCAGATCGGAGAGTGAGGCGCCGACGGCGCGCCAGCCGGCGGTTCGGCGGGTCGTGCCGGTCGGGAAGTCGCTCCGCTCGTGGAGCATGTCGGTCGTGACTGCCAGCCCGTCGACGACCGCGGCGTCGTCGCCGGCGGCGGGGAGGGTGGCCGCAAGCGTCGCCAGCGCGCTTCGCTCGTCCATGCAGGGCGGTGGTCGTGCCGGCCGATAAACCCCGGCCGTTCACGGCGCCATCGGAGGGTTGAAACGCCAGCCGGCAGTTCCTCCGCTATGGAAACCGACCAGCTCAAGGCGACTCTGGTTGGCTTCGCCGGGGCGATCGGGGTGCTCGCGCTGTTGCTCTACTTCGTCGGCGTCGAGGACCTCGTGGCGTCGCTCTCGGGGGCCGACCGATCGACCGTCGGGCTGGTGTTGGTCGTCACCGTCGGCTGGCTGTTCGCGTGGGGGATGTCACTCCGGACGGTTCTCGGCGTGCTCGGCGAGGCCGTCTCGCCGATACAGACGTTCCTCGTCTTCGCTGGCGCGACGTTCAACAACAACGTCACGCCGTTCGGGCAGGCCGGCGGTGAGCCCGTGACGGCGCTGCTGATCTCGGAGGTCACCGACACCGAGTACGGCACGGGGCTGGCCGCCATCGCCAGCGTCGACACGCTCAACTTCGTTCCCTCGATCTCGCTCGCGCTGTTGGGCACGGCGTACTTCGCGACCCAGACCACCTTCGGCACCCAGTTGGAGTCGGCGGCAATCGTCGTCGTCGCCATCACGCTGCTCGTCGTCGGCGGATTGGTCGTGCTCTGGCGCAACCACGAGCGCGTCGAGGCGGGCGCCGTCGACGTCTTCTCGCGGCTCGCCCGGTTCGCCGGCGAGCACGTCCCACGGGTGTCCGACCCCGGTCGGGAGGTGATCGAGCGCCGCGTGAGCCACTTCTTCGAGGCGATCGAACGCGTCGCCACCAACCCTCGGGGGCTCGTACTCGCGCTCGGCTTCTCGGCGCTCGGCTGGCTGCTCCAGATGACCGGGCTCTGGCTCGCGTTCCAGGCCATCGGGCACCCGGTGAGCATCCCCGTCGTCCTGTTCGTGGTTCCCATCGGCGCCATCGCGGGGATGACGCCCCTGCCCGGCGGCGCCGGTGGGATCGAGGCGGTGCTCGTCTTCCTGCTCGTGGCCGCGCCGTTGCCCGGCGTCACCGAGTCCATCGCGTTCGCGGCGGTCGTGATCTACCGCGGCGCGGTGTTCTGGGTGCCGGTACTCATCGGCGGCGTCGTGATGGGGACGGTCGGCGCGGGCGCTCGGACCTGACCGGCGTGGAGACGCCGCGGGCAGCCCGATACGATGGGTTTATCCGGAACAGGGGAGAAATCGTCCCTATGGCAACCCTCTACGACGTTCCGGCCGAGGACCTCATCGAGGCCCTCGCTGAGGAGCTTGACGGTCGCATCGAGGAACCCGATTGGGTGGAGTTCACGAAGACTAGCGTCGACCGAGAACTCCCGCCCCAGCAGGACGACTTCTGGTTCGTCCGCGCGGCGAGCCTCCTGCGGAAGGTCGCAGTCCGAGGCCCCGTCGGCGTCGAGCGACTCGCCACGGAGTACGGCGGCTCGAAGCAGGGGACGACGCGCTACCGCGTCGCCGGCAGCGAGCACACCGGCGGCTCGCGAAAGATCATCCGCGTGGCGCTCCAGCAGCTCGAAGAGGAGGGGCTCCTCGAGACCGCGAAAGGCGAGGGCCGACGCGTGACCGACGAGGGCCAGAGCCTGCTCGACACCGTCGCGGGCGAGACGCTCGAGGACCTCGACCGGCCGGAACTGCAGAAGTACGCCTGAAGACGCCGCAACCGTTTTGCGCCGAGAGAAGTAACTACACACCATGAGTGGAGACTCCGAGGAGGACCGACTCGAACAGCTTCGACAGGAGCGACTCGAAGAGCTACAGGACCAGGCCGGCGGCGAGGAGGCCCAACGGCAGGCTGCACAGGAACAGCAGGAGCGAGCGCAGGCCCAGCAGGACGCCCTGCTCAAGCAGTACCTCACCGACGACGCCCGCCAGCGGCTCAACGCCGTCGAGATGAGCAAGCCGGAGTTCGCCCAGACAGTCAAACAGCAGGTGACCGCGCTGGCCCAGAGCGGCCGGATCCAGGGCAAGATCGACGAGGACCGGATGAAGCAGATCCTCCGGGAGCTCAAACCCGAGGAGAAGAGCTTCGACATCCGCCGGCGCTGATGGAGCTGGCGCTCCTCTACAGCGGCGGGAAGGACTCCTCGTTGGCGGCGCTGATCCTCGACCGGTTCTACGACGTGACCCTCGTGACTGCCCACTTCGGCGTCACCGAGGAGTTCGAGAACGCCCGGCAGGCAGCCGACGCCCTCGGCTTCCCCTTCGACACGGTCGAACTCGACCGGGACGTGGCCGATGAGGCCGTCGACCGCATGATCGAGGACGGTTACCCCCGGAACGGCATCCAGCGCGTCCACGAACACGCCCTCGAGGTCGTCGCCGAGCGCGACGTCATCGCCGTCGCCGACGGTACCCGGCGGGACGACCGCGTGCCCACCGTCTCCCGCGCGACCGCCCAGAGCCTCGAAGACCGCCACGGGATCGACTACCTCTCGCCGCTGGCGGGCTTCGGTCGCGGCGCGGTCGACCGGCTAGTCGATCGGGAACTCGACGTGGAGACCGGTCCCAGCGAGCAGATCGCCCGCGCGGACTACGAGGGCGAACTCCGCGCGCTCATCCGCGAGCGCGGCGGCGACGACGCCGTCGAGGCGGTGTTCCCCGAACACGACCAGACGATCGTCCGCGGACTGGCTTAGCGAAAGACAGGATTCAAGCGCGGCCGCCGGGAACCCTCGG
It includes:
- a CDS encoding molybdopterin synthase; the encoded protein is MQALSIVGPGAIAVRDAVAGRLDGRVATVARAESVEVPDAGRFELDDDGGWTGVGDGRSFADLLDALAPEYDYALVADFSKLRLPTVVIGDEEVPGDVLRRVDDATDLDHEALAAEVEAVDPYVTLSSLVAEAKQSPHADRSGAIATFTGRVRAKDAADDSPTSHLKFEKYEGVAEQRMADIAAELEEREGVFEVLFHHRTGVVADGEDIVFVVVLAGHRREAFRTVEDGIDRLKDEVPLFKKETTEDEEFWVHDRA
- a CDS encoding lysylphosphatidylglycerol synthase transmembrane domain-containing protein, which encodes METDQLKATLVGFAGAIGVLALLLYFVGVEDLVASLSGADRSTVGLVLVVTVGWLFAWGMSLRTVLGVLGEAVSPIQTFLVFAGATFNNNVTPFGQAGGEPVTALLISEVTDTEYGTGLAAIASVDTLNFVPSISLALLGTAYFATQTTFGTQLESAAIVVVAITLLVVGGLVVLWRNHERVEAGAVDVFSRLARFAGEHVPRVSDPGREVIERRVSHFFEAIERVATNPRGLVLALGFSALGWLLQMTGLWLAFQAIGHPVSIPVVLFVVPIGAIAGMTPLPGGAGGIEAVLVFLLVAAPLPGVTESIAFAAVVIYRGAVFWVPVLIGGVVMGTVGAGART
- a CDS encoding site-2 protease family protein, which gives rise to MADRSGSEVPHPEALDTWFHLTAVRRDGDTVRYHGDSLVPRSRLAEELTPAFEERGYDLRLSVDEAGNDVLVARPFGASASSSGNPAVNVALLFATVLSTLFVGATVWYYVPLSAIAENPLRILEAWPFTAAVLGVLLTHEMGHYVAGRWHGVDVSLPYVIPFYVPFGTMGAVIRMRSRVPDRKSLFDIGAAGPLAGLVATIIVTAIGVSLDPISVPQRVVEGSGQAIVFHNPPLLDLIAGALGQQTAYTDPAKAVHPVVMGGWIGMFFTVLNLLPVGQLDGGHITRAVFGPRQETLAAMVPGALFGIAGYLWYVRDMGMENSVALWVLWGFITLFVSFGGAAAPVDESPIGWKRKAAALLTFALGALCFLAVPIEIVTV
- a CDS encoding 30S ribosomal protein S19e, translating into MATLYDVPAEDLIEALAEELDGRIEEPDWVEFTKTSVDRELPPQQDDFWFVRAASLLRKVAVRGPVGVERLATEYGGSKQGTTRYRVAGSEHTGGSRKIIRVALQQLEEEGLLETAKGEGRRVTDEGQSLLDTVAGETLEDLDRPELQKYA
- a CDS encoding DNA-binding protein, with translation MSGDSEEDRLEQLRQERLEELQDQAGGEEAQRQAAQEQQERAQAQQDALLKQYLTDDARQRLNAVEMSKPEFAQTVKQQVTALAQSGRIQGKIDEDRMKQILRELKPEEKSFDIRRR
- a CDS encoding DUF7411 family protein → MELALLYSGGKDSSLAALILDRFYDVTLVTAHFGVTEEFENARQAADALGFPFDTVELDRDVADEAVDRMIEDGYPRNGIQRVHEHALEVVAERDVIAVADGTRRDDRVPTVSRATAQSLEDRHGIDYLSPLAGFGRGAVDRLVDRELDVETGPSEQIARADYEGELRALIRERGGDDAVEAVFPEHDQTIVRGLA
- a CDS encoding DUF7123 family protein; the encoded protein is MSATRNPSTDGVTATDELSKEERLTRYLREKVDDGEMYFKSKFIADDVDLSPKEIGALMVKLSDAASELEVEKWSYTSATTWRVETA
- the thiL gene encoding thiamine-phosphate kinase translates to MDERSALATLAATLPAAGDDAAVVDGLAVTTDMLHERSDFPTGTTRRTAGWRAVGASLSDLAAMGAEATCAVAVYAAPEFDEAELSAFVGGAVEVCELVGAEYVGGDLDEHTEFTTATTAVGRVDEAIYRDGATPGETVCVTGELGRTAAGLRRFATGDAESGNDLFQFTPRVAAGRALRGHASAMMDSSDGLARSLHQLAEASGCGFSIEWDRLPVHPAVDAVAEDETDRRECAAHVGEDFELVFTTPDPEAAIAAVEATGTAATAIGDVTGAGVTAGGEALPDRGYTHGDN
- the pyrH gene encoding UMP kinase produces the protein MRVVVSIGGSVLAPGLDPERVEGFADALHELSAEGCELGAVVGGGTVARQYIGAARDLAANEFQLDELGIGVTRLNARLLIAAMGHGVQRTPATSYDEAGEAIRRGDTTVMGGITPGQTTDAVAAALAEYVDAELLVFATSADGVYSADPETDDDAEQYGQLTPAELVEVIAPMERGAGASAPVDLLAAKLIQRSSLRTIVLDGTDPQAVVDAVLHGEHTGTDVVPTGETDEPTYWSQHE